The following are encoded together in the Chaetodon auriga isolate fChaAug3 chromosome 4, fChaAug3.hap1, whole genome shotgun sequence genome:
- the ucp1 gene encoding mitochondrial brown fat uncoupling protein 1 isoform X2 yields the protein MVGLKPSDVPPPLGVKMASAGAAACIADIVTFPLDTAKVRLQIQGEAKAVGGIRYRGVFGTISTMVRTEGPRSLYNGLVAGLQRQLCFASIRIGLYDNVKNFYTGGKDRTLPNITRNALVNCTELVTYDLIKEAILRHNLMSDNLPCHFVSAFGAGFVTTVIASPVDVVKTRYMNSPPGQYKSAINCAWTMLTKEGPTAFYKGFVPSFLRLGSWNVVMFVSFEQIKRAMMVTKKRIDATN from the exons ATGGTGGGACTTAAACCCTCAGACGTTCCCCCTCCACTGGGGGTGAAGATGGCGAGTGCCGGGGCAGCAGCCTGTATAGCTGACATTGTCACATTTCCTCTGGACACAGCCAAAGTCAGACTGCAG ATTCAGGGAGAGGCGAAGGCAGTGGGAGGCATCCGCTACAGAGGCGTGTTTGGGACCATCAGCACCATGGTCCGAACGGAGGGGCCCAGGTCTCTGTACAACGGGCTGGTGGCGGGTCTGCAGAGACAGCTGTGCTTTGCCTCCATCAGAATCGGCCTCTACGACAATGTAAAAAATTTCTACACTGGTGGCAAAGACA GGACTCTGCCCAACATCACACGAAATGCGCTGGTCAACTGCACAGAGCTGGTTACATATGATCTGATCAAGGAGGCCATCCTCAGACACAACCTGATGTCAG aCAATCTGCCTTGCCACTTTGTCTCTGCGTTCGGTGCCGGCTTTGTTACCACAGTGATTGCTTCGCCGGTGGATGTGGTGAAAACGAGATACATGAACTCACCGCCAGGCCAGTACAAGAGCGCCATCAACTGCGCCTGGACCATGTTGACTAAAGAGGGGCCGACGGCCTTCTACAAAGG ATTCGTGCCCTCGTTTCTGAGGCTGGGATCGTGGAACGTTGTGATGTTTGTCTCATTTGAACAAATCAAGAGAGCCATGATGGTCACCAAGAAGAGGATCGATGCCACAAACTGA
- the elmod2 gene encoding ELMO domain-containing protein 2 translates to MLGYIWQYVYTSFLRYWLKWLIRQATGTCELQRICSRYKPGAARTTKAEYSLQSSKNKVLRGALKVRKDKLEHCVDEIMKVKNVKPQKDPLFKESLHICLLQITGHSSLYETVEDLRKDVYNSENQDHEAMLLKLWDLLMPTVKLESRITKQWGDIGFQGDDPKTDFRGMGMLGLINLVFFSENYTEEARQVLSHANHPKLGYSYAIVGINLTEMAYSLLKSGALKPHFYNTVQGTPELQHFHQLYCYLAYEFDKFWVAEEPESIMQFNQYREKFHNIVKSHLQEPDVSLTLTVRSEKN, encoded by the exons ATGCTGGGGTATATCTGGCAGTATGTGTACACATCGTTCCTGAGATACTGGCTGAAGTGGCTCATCAGACAGGCCACTGGGACGTGTGAGCTGCAGAGAATCTGCTCCAGATACAAGCCTGGAGCTGCAAGGACAACAAAAGCAG AATATTCTCTCCAGTCATCCAAGAACAAG GTTTTAAGAGGAGCTTTGAAAGTCAGAAAGGATAAACTGGAACACTGTGTGGATGAAATCATGAAAGTGAAGAATGTCAAACCTCAGAAAGATCCACT GTTCAAGGAAAGCCTCCATATCTGTCTGTTACAGATTACAGGACACAGCAGCTTGTACGAAACTGTGGAAGACTTGAGAAAAGATGTCTACAATTCAGAGAACCAAGACCACGAGGCCATGCTGCTGAAG CTGTGGGACCTGTTGATGCCAACAGTCAAACTGGAGTCCAGGATAACCAAACAGTGGGGAGACATTGGATTCCAAGGAGATGATCCCAAGACTGACTTCAGAGGAATGGGCATGCTGGGCCTAATCAACCTTGT ttttttcagtgaaaactaCACAGAGGAGGCTCGTCAGGTGTTGTCTCACGCAAACCATCCTAAACTAGG GTATTCATATGCAATAGTTGGGATCAATTTGACAGAGATGGCCTACAGCCTCCTGAAGAGTGGTGCTTTGAAACCCCATTTCTACAACACAGTACAGGGCACACCTGAACTCCAGCACTTCCATCAGCTGTACT gttATCTGGCATATGAATTCGATAAATTCTGGGTGGCAGAAGAACCAGAAAGCATCATGCAGTTCAATCAGTACAGAGAAAAATTCCATAACATCGTCAAAAGTCACCTCCAGGAGCCCGACGTGTCCCTCACGCTGACTGTCCGCTCTGAAAAAAACTaa
- the ucp1 gene encoding mitochondrial brown fat uncoupling protein 1 isoform X1, whose translation MVGLKPSDVPPPLGVKMASAGAAACIADIVTFPLDTAKVRLQIQGEAKAVGGIRYRGVFGTISTMVRTEGPRSLYNGLVAGLQRQLCFASIRIGLYDNVKNFYTGGKDNPGVLVRILAGCTTGAMAVSFAQPTDVVKVRFQAQTNLDGVARRYSGTMQAYKHIFQNEGIRGLWKDNLPCHFVSAFGAGFVTTVIASPVDVVKTRYMNSPPGQYKSAINCAWTMLTKEGPTAFYKGFVPSFLRLGSWNVVMFVSFEQIKRAMMVTKKRIDATN comes from the exons ATGGTGGGACTTAAACCCTCAGACGTTCCCCCTCCACTGGGGGTGAAGATGGCGAGTGCCGGGGCAGCAGCCTGTATAGCTGACATTGTCACATTTCCTCTGGACACAGCCAAAGTCAGACTGCAG ATTCAGGGAGAGGCGAAGGCAGTGGGAGGCATCCGCTACAGAGGCGTGTTTGGGACCATCAGCACCATGGTCCGAACGGAGGGGCCCAGGTCTCTGTACAACGGGCTGGTGGCGGGTCTGCAGAGACAGCTGTGCTTTGCCTCCATCAGAATCGGCCTCTACGACAATGTAAAAAATTTCTACACTGGTGGCAAAGACA ACCCCGGTGTGCTGGTACGTATCCTGGCCGGCTGCACCACAGGCGCCATGGCGGTGTCCTTTGCACAACCCACAGATGTGGTCAAGGTTCGATTCCAAGCCCAGACGAACCTGGACGGAGTGGCCCGGCGCTACAGTGGCACCATGCAGGCCTATAAGCACATCTTCCAGAATGAGGGCATTCGTGGACTCTGGAAAG aCAATCTGCCTTGCCACTTTGTCTCTGCGTTCGGTGCCGGCTTTGTTACCACAGTGATTGCTTCGCCGGTGGATGTGGTGAAAACGAGATACATGAACTCACCGCCAGGCCAGTACAAGAGCGCCATCAACTGCGCCTGGACCATGTTGACTAAAGAGGGGCCGACGGCCTTCTACAAAGG ATTCGTGCCCTCGTTTCTGAGGCTGGGATCGTGGAACGTTGTGATGTTTGTCTCATTTGAACAAATCAAGAGAGCCATGATGGTCACCAAGAAGAGGATCGATGCCACAAACTGA
- the gprin3b gene encoding uncharacterized protein gprin3b translates to MGTNPKRTVTVQMVPQLAVVDTLGNKEPNANWAKEPNLKLSQVCPNPTLTSPDHKQDNLPLTASPANTIPHTQKTASKAGEPVSSAVSDKPTNGNQTKSELVTGVGQQMPDLSLTGQAVSEAGADQRDSNANMKMLSLTDEKEICKADVSPALSASKVDMQTNDFRIKGPSAAEQQSAQLTSSAKATAREDSNKHVSPNNRNLNNACELRHTASEPQHDNKGSASAPKNKDAGMPQKSQEPDHIGSCSQSSVSPQETPKTQQSMETTAAPLSSTTPPSQGTDAEAGLTNKISSSAHSEKDLPPVKTPHVSSDKHQQVSPQMDPSPLPQAIKNMAAYGQVAEENSHTDTAAFEGQQQRSKLYREASTMTLTPSSTPVKQRHDMEVQAVANTCSKAVATSPSLLPFAVTRRPSSGAVPWEEAQSLAIVYQVDRGVGLHQMNISTLSASTEPRSDRLTVEAEMCPNQNATLLFHSDTLSQQQDKRLGAKPKDPGSALCNTQPVYQINIEHSNHAEQGGTGTSQKKPGVQTSAVKTATAETPSLKSAPVTAVATNAGSADSSKAAPSQAAVTTEPNQALPATTTTTTTTKSKSGLTKNEAGSPEEKTKAGAKAPTKEAKSRKQKTEPERQEEEDDQSGKEKGKSIHDVVWDEQGMTWEVYGASVDPESLGFAIQSHLQCKIKEQERKLIARTSLRKSVSGADSPQQGRKNKRRQPNIFRSMLQNVRRPNCCVRPPPSSVLE, encoded by the coding sequence ATGGGAACTAACCCAAAAAGGACAGTGACAGTCCAGATGGTGCCTCAGCTGGCTGTGGTGGACACGCTGGGCAATAAGGAGCCTAATGCCAACTGGGCTAAAGAGCCCAACCTCAAACTCTCTCAGGTCTGTCCAAACCCCACCCTCACTTCTCCCGACCACAAACAGGATAACTTACCTCTGACTGCTTCTCCCGCTAACACCATCCCACATACCCAAAAAACAGCGTCCAAGGCAGGTGAACCGGTTAGCAGCGCTGTGTCAGACAAACCAACGAATGGAAACCAGACAAAATCAGAGCTTGTCACAGGTGTAGGCCAACAGATGCCAGACCTGTCTCTAACAGGCCAAGCTGTGAGCGAGGCGGGAGCCGACCAGAGGGATTCTAACGCTAATATGAAAATGCTAAGCCTGACTGATGAAAAGGAAATCTGTAAGGCCGATGTGTCGCCAGCTCTTTCAGCCTCAAAGGTCGACATGCAGACCAATGACTTCAGAATAAAAGGGCCAAGTGCAGCGGAGCAGCAGAGTGCACAGCTGACATCCTCAGCCAAAGCCACAGCACGAGAAGACAGTAATAAACACGTTTCTCCAAATAACAGAAATCTTAACAACGCCTGTGAGTTAAGGCACACAGCATCAGAACCACAACACGATAATAAAGGGAGCGCTTCAGCTCCCAAAAACAAGGACGCTGGTATGCCACAGAAATCTCAAGAGCCTGATCATATAGGTAGCTGCTCACAAAGCTCTGTTAGTCCACAAGAGACACCCAAAACTCAACAAAGCATGGAAACTACTGCAGCTCCACTTAGCTCCACCACACCTCCATCACAGGGCACAGATGCAGAGGCCGGGTTGACAAATAAGATTTCCAGTTCAGCACATTCAGAGAAGGATTTGCCACCAGTAAAGACACCACACGTCTCCTCAGATAAACATCAGCAAGTGTCTCCACAGATGGACCCCTCCCCTCTGCCCCAGGCTATCAAAAACATGGCGGCATATGGGCAGGTGGCTGAGgaaaacagccacactgacaCAGCAGCCTTCGAAGGGCAGCAGCAGCGCTCCAAGCTGTACAGGGAGGCTTCCACGATGACCTTAACGCCGTCATCCACCCCAGTCAAGCAGCGTCACGATATGGAGGTTCAGGCGGTGGCTAACACGTGCAGCAAGGCTGTGGCCACAAGTCCAAGTCTGCTGCCCTTTGCTGTGACCCGCAGGCCGAGCAGTGGTGCAGTCCCCTGGGAGGAGGCGCAGAGCCTGGCTATAGTGTACCAGGTCGACAGGGGTGTGGGACTGCATCAGATGAACATCAGTACTCTATCCGCATCGACTGAGCCAAGGTCAGACAGACTCACGGTTGAGGCGGAGATGTGCCCCAACCAAAACGCCACTTTGCTTTTCCACTCGGATACTTTGTCCCAGCAGCAAGACAAAAGGCTGGGAGCAAAGCCTAAAGACCCGGGGTCAGCTCTCTGCAACACCCAGCCAGTTTATCAAATCAACATCGAACACAGCAACCACGCAGAGCAAGGAGGGACAGGCACCTCCCAGAAGAAACCAGGAGTCCAGAcatctgcagtgaaaacagccacTGCTGAAACCCCCTCTCTCAAATCAGCCCCAGTGACAGCCGTTGCTACCAACGCTGGATCCGCTGACAGCAGCAAAGCTGCGCCGTCTCAGGCTGCTGTTACCACCGAGCCCAACCAGGCCCTgccagcaacaacaacaacaacaacaaccactaAATCAAAGTCAGGTCTCACTAAAAATGAAGCTGGAAGTCCTGAAGAAAAGACTAAAGCTGGAGCTAAAGCCCCGACGAAGGAGGCAAAGTCCAGGAAACAGAAGACAGAaccagagagacaggaagaagaggatgaccAATcagggaaggagaaaggaaagagcATCCATGATGTCGTCTGGGATGAACAAGGGATGACCTGGGAGGTCTACGGTGCTTCTGTGGACCCGGAGTCCCTTGGTTTTGCCATTCAGAGCCACTTGCAGTGCAAAATCAAGGAGCAAGAGAGGAAACTGATCGCCCGGACCTCCCTCCGAAAGTCAGTCTCCGGTGCCGACTCGCCGCAGCAAGGCAGGAAGAACAAAAGGAGGCAGCCGAACATTTTCAGGTCAATGCTGCAAAATGTCAGACGGCCCAACTGCTGCGTGcgtccccctccctcctccgtcctcgagtag
- the ucp1 gene encoding mitochondrial brown fat uncoupling protein 1 isoform X3, with the protein MVGLKPSDVPPPLGVKMASAGAAACIADIVTFPLDTAKVRLQIQGEAKAVGGIRYRGVFGTISTMVRTEGPRSLYNGLVAGLQRQLCFASIRIGLYDNVKNFYTGGKDNPGVLVRILAGCTTGAMAVSFAQPTDVVKVRFQAQTNLDGVARRYSGTMQAYKHIFQNEGIRGLWKGTLPNITRNALVNCTELVTYDLIKEAILRHNLMSDNLPCHFVSAFGAGFVTTVIASPVDVVKTRYMNSPPGQYKSAINCAWTMLTKEGPTAFYKGFVPSFLRLGSWNVVMFVSFEQIKRAMMVTKKRIDATN; encoded by the exons ATGGTGGGACTTAAACCCTCAGACGTTCCCCCTCCACTGGGGGTGAAGATGGCGAGTGCCGGGGCAGCAGCCTGTATAGCTGACATTGTCACATTTCCTCTGGACACAGCCAAAGTCAGACTGCAG ATTCAGGGAGAGGCGAAGGCAGTGGGAGGCATCCGCTACAGAGGCGTGTTTGGGACCATCAGCACCATGGTCCGAACGGAGGGGCCCAGGTCTCTGTACAACGGGCTGGTGGCGGGTCTGCAGAGACAGCTGTGCTTTGCCTCCATCAGAATCGGCCTCTACGACAATGTAAAAAATTTCTACACTGGTGGCAAAGACA ACCCCGGTGTGCTGGTACGTATCCTGGCCGGCTGCACCACAGGCGCCATGGCGGTGTCCTTTGCACAACCCACAGATGTGGTCAAGGTTCGATTCCAAGCCCAGACGAACCTGGACGGAGTGGCCCGGCGCTACAGTGGCACCATGCAGGCCTATAAGCACATCTTCCAGAATGAGGGCATTCGTGGACTCTGGAAAG GGACTCTGCCCAACATCACACGAAATGCGCTGGTCAACTGCACAGAGCTGGTTACATATGATCTGATCAAGGAGGCCATCCTCAGACACAACCTGATGTCAG aCAATCTGCCTTGCCACTTTGTCTCTGCGTTCGGTGCCGGCTTTGTTACCACAGTGATTGCTTCGCCGGTGGATGTGGTGAAAACGAGATACATGAACTCACCGCCAGGCCAGTACAAGAGCGCCATCAACTGCGCCTGGACCATGTTGACTAAAGAGGGGCCGACGGCCTTCTACAAAGG ATTCGTGCCCTCGTTTCTGAGGCTGGGATCGTGGAACGTTGTGATGTTTGTCTCATTTGAACAAATCAAGAGAGCCATGATGGTCACCAAGAAGAGGATCGATGCCACAAACTGA